The genomic interval TGGTGGCAGCAAAAGCAGATTTCTGGTTGCGCTGTCAGAAACTGCCAGAGGGAGTGGACCTTGCAGGGCTAAGAGGAGCAGCCAGacagctgtttctgctgctgcgcCACTGGGATGAAAACATCAAGTTCAACATGCTGTGTTATAACCCCAATAATATGTGAGACAGTCAGTTCAGAGGTACAAAAACAGATCCACAGTCATGTGGAAAAATTAGGACACCccaactattttttaaatattttggttgaTTTGTAATTAGCAAgaatttttgataaaaatgtgtttgtttgtaaaatttgtttataagtaaacaaaaatgaaaattgttttccttattaaagaaaggaaataaatgagcaaaaagTTAGAACACTCCACCCACTAGAAGCTAGTTTTTGCCCCTTTGACTGAAATGACTTCAGTTACTGCTTGTATCCACCTGCCAGTCTCTGACATTGCTCTGAGGAAAGTTTGTCCCACTCCTCACATTCAGCTGAGAGATGTTTGAGGGGTTTTAAGTCACTCCACAATGTCTCACAAAAATCTGATCTGGGCTTTGACTTTCCATTTCTTAATGGTCTTTGGTGAATTCACTGTTAATTTGGGGAGCACTGTCATTATGGAAGGACCGGTTCTGCTTCGTCTTTAGTTGAGTAAAACTTGTGCAGTCTCAAATTTGTGTTCACTCTCACTTCAACAGACAAGATCACACCAGATATAAATGACTGAGGTTTAAACTGGGCAAATCGCCTTGAAAATGTTGGCTAACAATGTTCCAGTCATTTGCACTtgataaaaagtaataaatgtgAGACAGTCCTAATTCATTCCTAATCAgaaatagcatttttatttcattttgtataaaatgtatatcttttctcttttttagttttatcttatgtATATTACTTGAATTACCTGATATGAAATATCCAAATGTCCAAGCTCAATAGAAAGAGACATAGGCTATTGTAGGGTGTCTTACGTTTTTCACGACTGGATAACAAAAGCTGTACTTTATTAGTTGATACTGTAAATCAGTGCCAAATCCACCCCAATTTACAAAAGTGACCTTTTATTATAAATTTGCTTTATGCAAACACAGGAATGCCTTGACCATCTGAATAAGCTTTTCGTAGTTTAGACTGTAGCTTAAAGTCTATGTTATGTACACTATGCCAAACAAAGAATCAGTCAATGATTGTCATGTTGGCTATTAGATAAACTGATGAAAGTTTAGCTCACACAATcaacataataaaacaacataatggAAACTAAGCATTTGCTGTACTGTGTACAAAAGgaataaaagttttaatctgttttatttgtctggATTCAGTCAGTTCACATCTACAAAATAGTGCTCCAGCTTTCTCCCACAGACCAAAAATATTACTACTGGGGTACTTGGTATACTATTTGTCCTTATGTATGAGTGTGAGCAGAATAGATGCCTGCAGACCTGTCCAGGAAGAACCCCTCCTCTCATCCAATGAACGCTGGAACCAGATACCAGGACCCCAGGGGTCCTTTGTGGATGACAGGACAGACAAAggatgtatatttatttttctggaaaatctgGGCAAGCGTCATACTTTTTAAGACTGAACAGGAACCCTGTATTAAAATCCTGAAATCttaagtaaacattttttatttaagttttaagttTGTATAAGTCTGAATATCTCTCATGTCCATTGATTTTGAGCGACTATTACAAAATGTGATACATTAGAACTCCTAATCAAACCACTCAGTGACCTCCCACTGGTAGATATTGCATATTTGAGTCATATAACCCTATTTCTTTAGAACATAgtataatagaatagaatttaTTGATCCCAATCAGAACTCTCTTATTTGCTGACAAGCTACACCATCCAAGGTCTAAATATTACTAAATACAAATAGAACCATAAGCAATATAAATTTAACAATGTGATTCTGTAAGTAAattaaatgactaaatataaaattaaaataatgtataGTAGGCTATTAGTACAAGAAAGGACTTTAAGTATGGCTTATATTAATTCTTGCAGTTACTACAAAACCAAGTGTGCAAGACGTTTGTGAATGCTTTAGTTCACCAAAAAGATGAGTTGACTGATGAGGACCACAGTCCTGTCTTCTTGCTTCACCAAAAAGATGggtacaaaatgaaaaagtcaTAAACGCCAAGAAGCTAAATGATCAgcaatttcctttttaaaataaaattgacctGAGACAAAACATTCATAGTTTTTGTATCCTGAATAATGCAAATGTAATGTGATAATTATGAATACACACTGGTAATCATTACTGTTTAAGGTTTATTTGCAGtattgcataaaaaacaaaacaaaaaaaaaacaatgcaggcTTTCACCAAATATCAGATTCATGTTGATATGTAGTCGATTTAACACTTCTGAATCTACGGTTAGCTCTTTAGATCTTATCTTTAATCCATCACATTCTGTGCATGAACAAATTATTTCTAAGCATACATGATTTTCCCACAGCACTTGAAAACTTCCAATTGTGTAACAACAAAAAGACTCCTGAGAATTCATCCTTTCCGTTTTCATGTCTTTGACTGCAAGCCACAGCAGTGTGCACTAGCCGGGtacagcagcagctgagctTGAACGACAAAGCAGGAAACAAAGACAAGAAGCAACAAATGGCAACTTGTATCCACCTAGCAACAGTCTTTCACAGTGACTTCCCTCTGCAGGCCCTGTGCCGATGATAGAGAGGAGGATGACGGAGGTTACTCAGCATCCGATCAAACGTCCTGTCCCGTCAGGTTCAGTGACGCTTGTTCCCCTTATCAGTCGTGTGTTCTTTCTTTTCCGTCAGGGGTGGAGCCAGCCACAGACAGAGGAGGATGATGAGGTGACAGACATGGAGGGCTGCAGAGCTGCTCTTAGTCGAGGGATAGGTGTTCCATGAAAGCTCAATCAGTCCAAGAATCAGAACTCTGCACACCAGAATGAAACTCATCATTATCCTCATACAACTCCACCACAAATTTGGACTTCAGTGTCAAAGTAAAAGCTCTAATTTCAAGACTTGGCCTTACCTCAGCAGGTGGGCCAACTTCTTGACACCGCCACTCCACAGCAAGTAAGGCAGCGTGTGGAAGTACCACACGTAGAACTGGTAGTGCAATGAACGGCTGAAGCACATGCCGATGAAGTTAGATGTAAAGAGTATCAGCACTATCTGTGGCTCGCTGTTAAGGACTTAAACTACAAAGGAAATGATTATTAATTTCAGgtcttttaaagtaaaaaattaatttcaagtATAGTAGTTTGAACTGACTAAATTGTTAGTAATCGCTTTATTTAAGAGCTGTGAAAATAAAGGATTAGTAAAAGTAATGCTGGGCTTTGAATAATTTGCTAAGCTATAGAGGCTAacgaaaaaatattaaaaatttaacCACAACTTTTAGGTTCACAAGAAACACAAGCATGGgtatttctcattaaaataaaaatgtaaaaaagatttaaatgtaagGATATGATCCACAGTGATGCTTTGAGCAGGGATTTTCCTCTTGCTTGGTTCTTTAAGAAGCTCAACTATGTTTTCTCCTGGtctgagaaaacagaaattgcaagaaaatattctaaaaaaatatttatataacagtttgctttctaaaaaaaacagtacTTGAAAGTGAACTAAACATTGGACTACCATTCagatcatttaaatatttaagcagCATCAAAATTCAGTGATACTGCATTATGCCTCAAAGATCCAAACACAGACTGATGAACATGttagaaatgtaaataacattaaaatgacCTCTATTCTAACATTGTGACACAAAACATGAAGCTGTATCCGTATGAATGAACCCTGAATCTCAGTTTCTGGCAgatcttctgctgtttttctgtggGATTCATAGAGACTCATATTATGAAAGTTTATTGGTTTACAGGCAAACAAAAccctaaaacaaaatctgttcaATCAAATCGTCTCTCCTGGTTTATCTTATCTCTGGAATTACAGCACAtcccaggtgtgtctcaccTCTTCCAGCGGCGGAGAGCGAAGAGCAGCAGAGTGAGGAGGTGAGCTGCCAGCAGGACCAAGTGGAAGTAGCGATTCAAGAAGAACCACTCTGGCAGGAAGCGCCAGTTCACCGTCCACTTGAACATGAACTGACGGCCCAGATCAAAGGCGCGGCTCAAATAGCCAACAGGATTGTTCAATAGGAAAGGCAAACCCAGGAGAAGCTACAGTAAGCAAAGAAAAATTTGGGATTATTGTTCCTGAAATATATAGACACTAGAAAGTctgtgtttcatgttttaaattaaaaggagTGCTTACCTGTATGGCTGCACACACAGAAAGTTTAGGGATTGTTCTGATGAGGCCAAATTCCCACAAAAGGCAAAAAAGTAATCCAGGGGCAAAAAGAAGCACGTTCATTTTCACAGACACTGCTAAACTGTCAGAAAGAGGGAAAGATTAAGCTGTAATTTCATCACCTCACTTTATAAAGGAGTATGATACATTTGAATACTTTTAACGGTGAAGTcttaaaataagtaatagtTCACACTTGCCTGTACACGCCACAGCCCAGAGTCCAGTATCCATCCAGAAAGAGATTAGTGGCTGCAAACAGCAGCATCATGGCCACTGGATCATTAAAGAGACGCAGCACAAAGATGGAATGGATCCGATACGAGGCGCAGCACACAAAGAAGAACACATATGGCGGAacctagaaaaaaaatgtcagaagatgaaaaaaatacttatttgcTTTACTATTAAACTCCAGATGACAGACTAGAGTTTCAAGGCGTAACCAGAGTTTTTGCTAGAAAACCGACAGACCTTCTTGGTGCGGTTGTATATTCTGAAGACAAGCAGCAGCGTAACAAGAtagaacactgcaaaaatgtaCTGGCCGAGGCGGATGT from Xiphophorus hellerii strain 12219 unplaced genomic scaffold, Xiphophorus_hellerii-4.1 PGA_scaffold_72__1_contigs__length_338794, whole genome shotgun sequence carries:
- the LOC116716593 gene encoding dol-P-Man:Man(5)GlcNAc(2)-PP-Dol alpha-1,3-mannosyltransferase-like — encoded protein: MAGGVRRKSPSSPSPLWGKLHTLWQDKHLILFKTEHTLLVVSVLWILEIGINLWVIQKVAYTEIDWKAYMDEVEGVINGTYDYTQLKGDTGPLVYPAGFVYIFTALYYITNHGMNIRLGQYIFAVFYLVTLLLVFRIYNRTKKVPPYVFFFVCCASYRIHSIFVLRLFNDPVAMMLLFAATNLFLDGYWTLGCGVYSLAVSVKMNVLLFAPGLLFCLLWEFGLIRTIPKLSVCAAIQLLLGLPFLLNNPVGYLSRAFDLGRQFMFKWTVNWRFLPEWFFLNRYFHLVLLAAHLLTLLLFALRRWKRPGENIVELLKEPSKRKIPAQSITVDQIVLILFTSNFIGMCFSRSLHYQFYVWYFHTLPYLLWSGGVKKLAHLLRVLILGLIELSWNTYPSTKSSSAALHVCHLIILLCLWLAPPLTEKKEHTTDKGNKRH